One Streptomyces hundungensis DNA segment encodes these proteins:
- a CDS encoding DUF4265 domain-containing protein gives MIHADLSDRQDGWREQLWTRRLTEDRFEVTCLPFFTYGICYLDVVTLDSNHLVTAVVQKSGHRTLRVALVAEHQDRDQLHELLHGKLVEAALPHEWLQGTYLSADLPPGTDASALLEVLEAPAQAGALHWEIDA, from the coding sequence ATGATCCATGCTGACCTCTCGGACCGGCAGGACGGCTGGCGAGAGCAACTGTGGACCCGCCGGCTCACCGAGGACAGGTTTGAGGTGACGTGTTTGCCCTTCTTCACCTACGGAATCTGCTACCTCGACGTGGTGACCCTCGACAGCAACCACCTGGTGACTGCCGTGGTGCAGAAGTCCGGCCACCGGACCTTGCGCGTCGCCCTCGTAGCGGAACACCAGGATCGGGACCAACTGCACGAACTCCTGCACGGCAAACTCGTCGAAGCCGCTTTGCCGCACGAGTGGCTCCAAGGCACCTACCTTTCAGCAGACCTGCCACCCGGCACTGACGCATCGGCGCTCCTAGAGGTGCTGGAGGCGCCCGCCCAAGCCGGCGCCCTCCACTGGGAGATCGACGCCTAA
- a CDS encoding ArsR/SmtB family transcription factor — MFYLDMDRAVLANTRFAISPLSTVVGALRLMRDNQRSGGGGWQGRLQETLRDRKLSLLGSMFGGSWDYVPDFLTPQPQAPETVLQEELHAVATTGSARLRWELNIMAQGVSAERLAGRTVPAVLRDAMERGERDFAERAAAELHRLWDSALAPQWTALRTRMEEDIAHRAQTIARHGLSGMLTTLHPRMVCNDDQLMLVSRLQGQSAGNTGLVLTPSVFTTDLRMVIDSIPGPAGRQPMFAYPCRPGPENRLRPTVHALLGATRARLLADLHTARTTAELSERNFLATSTVSYHLGILHRTGLVTRTRSGQHVRYQQTPRATDLLGGAPRAR; from the coding sequence GTGTTCTACCTCGACATGGACCGCGCCGTACTCGCGAACACCCGGTTCGCGATCTCTCCGCTCAGTACCGTGGTCGGCGCGCTCCGCCTCATGCGTGACAACCAGCGTTCTGGGGGCGGGGGTTGGCAGGGCAGGCTCCAGGAGACTCTCCGGGACCGGAAGCTCAGCCTGCTGGGCTCGATGTTCGGCGGCTCGTGGGACTACGTACCGGACTTCCTGACGCCGCAGCCGCAGGCCCCGGAGACCGTATTGCAGGAGGAACTGCACGCGGTCGCCACTACGGGCTCCGCTCGTCTGCGCTGGGAGCTGAACATCATGGCTCAGGGGGTCAGCGCGGAGCGGTTGGCGGGCCGGACGGTTCCCGCCGTTCTGCGCGACGCGATGGAACGGGGCGAGCGGGACTTCGCCGAACGGGCGGCGGCGGAGCTACACCGGCTGTGGGATTCGGCCCTCGCCCCGCAATGGACGGCCTTACGCACCCGCATGGAGGAGGACATCGCCCACCGGGCGCAGACCATTGCCCGCCACGGCCTGTCCGGCATGTTGACCACCCTGCACCCCAGGATGGTCTGTAACGACGACCAACTGATGCTGGTCAGCCGTCTCCAAGGCCAGAGCGCCGGCAACACTGGTCTGGTCCTGACTCCCTCGGTGTTCACCACGGACCTACGCATGGTCATCGACTCGATACCGGGCCCCGCCGGCCGGCAGCCCATGTTCGCCTACCCCTGTCGGCCTGGGCCGGAGAACCGCCTGCGGCCGACCGTCCACGCCCTGCTCGGGGCAACCCGGGCACGCCTCCTGGCCGACCTGCACACCGCCCGCACCACCGCTGAGCTGAGCGAGCGGAACTTCCTCGCCACCAGCACGGTCTCCTACCACCTCGGCATCCTGCACCGCACCGGGCTGGTCACCCGCACCCGCAGCGGCCAACACGTCCGCTATCAGCAGACCCCCCGCGCCACCGATCTACTGGGCGGCGCCCCGCGCGCCCGCTGA
- a CDS encoding NUDIX hydrolase, whose amino-acid sequence MPTHNPSFTVNDDVEVPDPASDEVWTVGAVILNRDGQAFAQKRSPDRRLFPDTWDIVGGHVEAGETVLEALAREVEEETGWRLTHVRRFLGTTTWMGDDGVGLRHEADYLVEVDGDLDHPTLEWSKHSAYDWFNPDNLARLKENRSPGEFLIHDLIARAIEDRPDKS is encoded by the coding sequence ATGCCCACTCACAACCCGTCGTTCACTGTCAACGACGACGTAGAGGTGCCCGATCCCGCCTCGGACGAGGTCTGGACCGTCGGTGCCGTCATCCTCAACCGTGACGGTCAGGCGTTCGCCCAAAAGCGGAGCCCAGACCGTCGCTTGTTTCCCGATACCTGGGACATCGTGGGCGGCCACGTCGAGGCTGGGGAAACGGTTCTGGAGGCTCTCGCACGCGAGGTTGAGGAGGAGACCGGCTGGCGCCTGACCCATGTGCGGCGGTTCCTTGGCACCACAACCTGGATGGGGGACGACGGCGTTGGGCTCCGACATGAGGCCGACTATCTCGTCGAGGTCGACGGCGACTTGGACCACCCCACTCTGGAATGGTCCAAGCACTCTGCCTACGACTGGTTCAACCCCGACAACCTCGCCCGCCTCAAAGAGAACCGCAGCCCCGGGGAGTTCTTGATCCACGACCTCATCGCACGAGCCATCGAAGACCGCCCGGACAAGTCCTAG
- a CDS encoding ASCH domain-containing protein yields MDDSTSRQPSTVTQTLYFHPDYLDAVRAEQKTTTVRFRDPVETGPVSLVFELDDEVVLPGVVTQVTAKTLAQLSESDARADGFRDLAELHDRLRFHYPQIEPTDTVAIVHFRLAK; encoded by the coding sequence ATGGACGACAGCACTTCACGGCAGCCCTCAACGGTGACTCAGACCCTGTACTTCCATCCTGACTATCTGGATGCAGTACGCGCAGAACAGAAGACGACGACGGTACGTTTCCGTGACCCGGTGGAGACGGGCCCGGTAAGCCTGGTGTTCGAGTTGGATGACGAGGTGGTGCTACCGGGTGTCGTCACGCAGGTCACTGCGAAGACGCTGGCCCAGCTCAGCGAGTCGGACGCCCGAGCAGACGGTTTCCGTGATCTCGCCGAGCTTCACGACAGGCTGCGGTTTCACTACCCCCAGATTGAGCCGACCGACACCGTCGCCATCGTGCATTTCCGGTTGGCGAAATGA